A single region of the Malaclemys terrapin pileata isolate rMalTer1 chromosome 2, rMalTer1.hap1, whole genome shotgun sequence genome encodes:
- the ADNP2 gene encoding activity-dependent neuroprotector homeobox protein 2, whose amino-acid sequence MFQIPVQNLDNIRKSRKKVKGILVDIGLDSCRELLQNLKGYDPGEKYFCNTSWSDVSPWESVGKRKRYRTKPYCCSLCKFSSKFITSFKNHLHRYHEDEMDQELVVPCPKCAFASDSKIVGKHIRMFHSSNRKIQNYTVSILGGMKQFRSDIINFTCLKCHFTDTLYYNMKKHVLMNHFQNLISTYFGQRPDDIEENFIEHYCKKCNASANSQDSLMYHVLTSDMHRDLENKLRSVISEHIKKPGLVKQMHIAPKPPTTIAAPSLMPTTAPSSSVTTPTCIQLAFPQNNQKQTMVQGKPVQNTVKPLTVSNASGSLTHTSPAPVVTPPHVTLVSSPLPVGQNVNLQPPVPQPVFVSHRVPLNQPVRPGVLPLTQPVGTINRPVAPGVLPLSQPVRPGLLPVNQPIGTINSLVAPGALPIAQPVGPVNSHVGPGVLPLTRPIAPGVLPINRPVGNMNQPIGPGVLPVPQTVTSGVLQLNQPVTSGILPVNQPIRPGVSQNTTFLTAGPILRQLIPTGKQVNGIPTYTLAPVSVTLPVPPGGGVATVTPPQMPIQLMQSGTVTQISRSPASAPSPPVVVTSSHNMSAQASPPAPETSQALKQAKQWKTCPVCNELFPSNVYQVHMEVAHKHNAIKTEETLEPDKLAVCAPFLRWMKEKTVRCFSCKCFLCEEELIKHLLMHGLACLFCTYTFRDLKSLVEHNKTVHNGKKKLHEDYSNRGFQLDNDADGDLIFPHFDFSTMLPKEELGEKEVHLAVLAGVNSRTLVPVYIKVKPQTAEVNNMCSKKVFTCPFCFGTFISKEAYEMHLKERHHIMPTVHTILKSPAFKCIHCCGVYTGNMTLTAIAVHLLRCRSAPKDSNSSMKVPLERNEKKELSLVNGEKHDSVSQSAKRKQSDLCSVAEDQRNKEQQPQSLNTGTALAPDKDVNLGVVPVKRQKVESRTEMKGPPSSEDLHILALDPKQYEHSSYEARKQFLADYFHKRPYPTKKEMELLSSMLCVWKMDVASFFGKKRHVCLKAIKNRQPSVLLGFSMSELKNVKHSLSLKYKPQDL is encoded by the coding sequence AGATACAGAACAAAGCCGTACTGCTGTAGCCTATGCAAGTTCTCCTCAAAATTTATTACTTCATTCAAGAATCATTTGCACCGTTACCATGAAGATGAAATGGACCAAGAGCTGGTGGTTCCTTGCCCAAAATGTGCATTTGCTTCTGATTCAAAAATAGTGGGAAAACACATCCGGATGTTTCACTCTTCTAATAGGAAAATACAGAACTACACAGTGAGCATTTTAGGTGGCATGAAACAATTCAGGAGTGACATTATAAACTTCACATGTCTAAAATGTCACTTTACAGACACACTGTACTACAATATGAAGAAACATGTGCTGATGAACCATTTTCAAAATTTAATAAGCACATATTTTGGCCAGAGACCAGATGATATTGAAGAGAATTTTATTGAGCACTACTGTAAGAAATGTAATGCTTCTGCAAACAGCCAAGATTCTTTAATGTATCATGTCTTAACATCTGATATGCACAGAGATCTGGAGAATAAACTTAGATCTGTGATTTCAGAACATATTAAGAAACCAGGACTTGTGAAGCAAATGCATATTGCTCCCAAGCCTCCCACAACTATAGCTGCTCCATCTTTAATGCCCACCACTGCTCCATCAAGCTCCGTTACTACTCCAACTTGCATTCAACTTGCATTTCCTCAGAATAATCAAAAGCAAACCATGGTACAGGGGAAACCAGTTCAAAACACAGTTAAACCTCTGACTGTTTCAAATGCCTCTGGTAGCCTTACACATACATCTCCTGCTCCAGTTGTTACTCCACCACATGTTACTCTTGTATCCAGTCCGCTCCCTGTAGGTCAGAATGTTAATCTTCAACCGCCAGTTCCACAACCTGTCTTTGTTTCCCATAGGGTCCCTCTTAATCAGCCTGTCAGGCCTGGGGTTCTCCCCCTTACTCAACCTGTTGGGACCATAAATAGACCTGTTGCTCCTGGGGTTCTTCCACTTAGTCAACCTGTCAGGCCTGGTCTTCTTCCTGTTAATCAGCCTATTGGGACCATAAATAGTCTGGTTGCACCTGGGGCTCTCCCAATAGCTCAGCCTGTTGGTCCTGTAAATAGTCATGTTGGACCTGGAGTTCTCCCACTAACTAGACCTATTGCACCTGGGGTTCTCCCTATAAATCGACCTGTTGGGAATATGAATCAACCCATTGGTCCTGGGGTTCTTCCTGTGCCCCAGACTGTTACCTCAGGGGTTCTCCAGCTTAATCAGCCTGTTACTTCAGGGATTCTCCCTGTAAATCAGCCCATCAGACCTGGAGTTTCTCAAAATACCACTTTCCTGACTGCAGGACCTATACTTAGACAGTTAATTCCAACTGGTAAGCAGGTTAATGGGATACCTACATATACCCTTGCACCAGTTTCAGTTACTTTGCCTGTACCACCTGGTGGCGGGGTAGCAACTGTTACACCACCGCAAATGCCCATTCAGCTAATGCAGTCTGGCACAGTAACTCAGATATCTCGCTCTCCAGCTAGTGCACCTTCTCCTCCTGTTGTTGTGACTTCTTCCCACAATATGTCTGCGCAggcttctccacctgctcctgaAACAAGCCAAGCCCTCAAACAGGCTAAGCAATGGAAGACATGCCCTGTTTGCAATGAGCTCTTCCCATCAAATGTCTATCAGGTCCACATGGAAGTGGCTCATAAGCACAATGCAATAAAAACAGAGGAAACCCTTGAACCTGACAAGCTTGCAGTATGTGCACCCTTTTTGAGGTGGATGAAAGAGAAGACTGTCCGGTGTTTCTCTTGCAAATGTTTCCTGTGTGAGGAAGAACTTATAAAACATCTACTGATGCATGGTTTAGCTTGTTTGTTCTGTACGTATACTTTCCGTGATCTAAAAAGCCTTGTGGAACACAATAAGACTGTGCATAATGGAAAGAAGAAGTTACATGAAGACTACAGCAACAGAGGATTTCAGCTAGATAATGATGCTGATGGTGACCTTATATTTCCACATTTTGACTTCAGTACAATGTTACCCAAAGAAGAACTTGGTGAAAAGGAAGTACACTTGGCAGTACTTGCGGGGGTAAACTCGAGGACCCTTGTACCTGTCTACATCAAAGTGAAGCCTCAGACAGCTGAAGTGAACAATATGTGCAGCAAAAAGGTATTTACGTGCCCCTTTTGTTTTGGTACTTTCATTAGCAAAGAAGCCTATGAAATGCATTTGAAAGAGAGGCATCATATCATGCCAACTGTACACACAATTTTAAAGTCCCCTGCTTTCAAGTGCATCCATTGCTGTGGGGTCTACACTGGAAATATGACTCTGACAGCTATTGCTGTGCATTTGCTCCGCTGCAGAAGTGCTCCCAAAGACAGCAACTCAAGTATGAAAGTGCCGCTTGAGCGCAATGAGAAGAAAGAGCTATCACTTGTGAATGGGGAAAAGCATGACTCTGTCTCTCAATCTGCTAAAAGAAAACAATCTGATCTATGCTCTGTTGCAGAGGACCAAAGGAATAAAGAACAGCAGCCTCAGTCCTTAAATACTGGCACAGCTCTAGCTCCAGATAAAGACGTGAATCTAGGGGTAGTGCCTGTCAAACGACAAAAGGTTGAAAGCAGGACTGAGATGAAAGGACCTCCTTCAAGTGAGGACCTCCACATTCTAGCATTAGATCCTAAACAGTATGAACACAGTTCATATGAAGCTCGAAAGCAGTTTCTGGCAGATTACTTTCACAAGAGGCCGTATCCTACAAAAAAGGAGATGGAATTACTGTCCTCAATGCTATGTGTATGGAAAATGGATGTTGCatcattttttggaaaaaaacgACATGTGTGCCTAAAGGCGATAAAAAATCGCCAGCCCTCTGTGCTTCTGGGTTTCAGTATGTctgaacttaaaaatgtaaagCACAGTTTGAGTTTAAAATATAAACCGCAAGATCTGTAA